In Opitutaceae bacterium TAV5, one genomic interval encodes:
- a CDS encoding dihydroxyacetone kinase subunit K (with DhaL and DhaM forms dihydroxyacetone kinase, which is responsible for phosphorylating dihydroxyacetone; DhaK is the dihydroxyacetone binding subunit of the dihydroxyacetone kinase), producing the protein MQRIINDPSLVVEDAVSGYLKAYPQYFATTENPRALRRPAAPVAGKVGVVTGGGSGHEPAFLGYVGRNLLDAVAIGELFSSPTAKAFFDAFKAADSGQGVACLYGNYAGDNMNVRMARQLAELEGITVKTVVANDDVASAPKDQPGKRRGVAGEVLMWKVGCARAALGGTLDEVVAAAQKAIDNTRSVGVGLSSCVLPAVGKENFTIADGKMEVGIGHHGEPGVEVRDLGTADEIAQLALDLILPDKPFVKGDKVVVLISGLGATPVMELAIAHNKVADLLAAAGITVHRAYLGNYFTSLEMRGITFTLMKLDGELEKLIDLDCDSLGLTQH; encoded by the coding sequence ATGCAACGCATCATCAACGATCCCTCTCTCGTCGTCGAGGACGCCGTCTCCGGTTACCTCAAGGCGTACCCGCAGTACTTCGCCACCACGGAAAACCCGCGTGCCCTCCGCCGCCCCGCCGCGCCCGTCGCCGGCAAGGTCGGCGTCGTCACCGGCGGCGGTTCGGGACACGAACCTGCCTTCCTCGGCTACGTCGGCCGCAACCTCCTCGACGCTGTCGCCATCGGCGAACTTTTCTCGTCACCCACCGCGAAAGCGTTCTTCGACGCCTTCAAGGCCGCCGACTCCGGCCAGGGTGTCGCGTGCCTCTACGGCAACTACGCCGGCGACAACATGAACGTCAGGATGGCCCGCCAGCTCGCCGAGCTCGAAGGCATCACCGTCAAGACCGTGGTCGCCAACGACGACGTCGCCTCAGCGCCGAAAGACCAGCCCGGCAAACGCCGCGGCGTCGCCGGCGAAGTCCTCATGTGGAAGGTCGGATGCGCCCGCGCCGCGCTCGGTGGCACGCTCGACGAAGTCGTCGCCGCCGCGCAAAAAGCCATCGACAATACCCGCAGCGTCGGCGTCGGCCTCAGCTCCTGTGTCCTCCCGGCGGTCGGCAAGGAGAACTTCACCATTGCCGACGGCAAGATGGAGGTCGGCATCGGCCACCACGGCGAACCCGGCGTCGAGGTCCGCGACCTCGGCACCGCCGACGAGATCGCGCAACTCGCGCTCGACCTCATCCTGCCCGACAAACCCTTCGTGAAGGGCGACAAGGTCGTCGTCCTCATCTCCGGCCTCGGCGCCACGCCCGTGATGGAGCTGGCCATCGCCCACAACAAGGTTGCCGACCTCCTCGCCGCCGCCGGCATCACCGTGCACCGCGCGTACCTCGGCAACTATTTCACGTCGCTCGAAATGCGCGGCATCACCTTCACCCTCATGAAACTCGACGGGGAACTCGAAAAGCTGATCGACCTCGACTGCGACAGCCTCGGCCTCACCCAACACTGA
- a CDS encoding AraC family transcriptional regulator produces the protein MKNRETILSKRLVRGLPEPDDYFIGLRRLPEELPDNVLLFARRLIADLHRPADITSTFHQRWVLVVAMTGGGTIVLDQQPHRLTPGHVLLVPPLHLHAYENVDPQLLWLYVTFEWPGHTALSEAWRGGPRRLSGAASRRLGALFTAWRGPEADGLVAAAHLLALLRSLFPNTETETKGSEPEGLIAAIQAGAAADPGGTLVALARRVGLSESHLRARFRREVGISLGRYLREARLRQAAVWIGEGGMSVKEAASRAGYPDMHTFSRAFSRVLGQPPSSMRGLSGPARGQEDTRKAGGGG, from the coding sequence ATGAAAAATCGGGAAACCATCCTTTCAAAACGCCTCGTGCGCGGGCTGCCGGAGCCGGACGATTATTTTATCGGCTTGCGGCGGTTGCCGGAGGAGTTGCCCGACAACGTGTTGCTCTTCGCCCGCCGCTTGATCGCCGACCTGCACCGGCCGGCGGACATCACCTCGACGTTTCACCAGCGCTGGGTGCTGGTCGTGGCCATGACCGGCGGGGGCACCATCGTGCTCGACCAGCAGCCGCATCGTCTCACGCCCGGCCATGTGCTGCTGGTGCCGCCGCTGCATCTGCACGCCTACGAAAACGTCGATCCGCAACTGCTCTGGCTTTACGTGACGTTCGAGTGGCCGGGGCACACCGCGCTTTCGGAAGCATGGCGCGGCGGGCCGCGGCGCCTTTCCGGAGCGGCGTCGCGCCGGCTGGGAGCGTTGTTCACGGCCTGGCGCGGCCCGGAAGCGGACGGTCTCGTGGCCGCAGCCCATCTGCTCGCGCTGCTGCGTAGCCTGTTTCCGAATACGGAAACGGAGACGAAGGGCTCCGAACCGGAGGGGTTGATCGCCGCGATCCAGGCGGGAGCCGCCGCCGATCCGGGAGGAACGCTGGTCGCACTCGCGCGGCGCGTGGGGTTGAGCGAGAGCCATCTGCGCGCGCGTTTCCGGCGCGAGGTGGGCATCAGCCTGGGGCGCTATCTGCGCGAGGCGCGGCTGCGGCAGGCGGCGGTCTGGATCGGCGAAGGGGGGATGAGCGTGAAGGAGGCGGCGAGCCGGGCGGGTTATCCCGACATGCACACCTTCAGCCGCGCGTTCAGCCGCGTGCTGGGGCAGCCGCCTTCGTCGATGCGCGGGTTGTCCGGACCGGCGCGGGGGCAAGAGGATACCAGGAAGGCAGGAGGCGGGGGCTGA
- a CDS encoding FAD-dependent pyridine nucleotide-disulfide oxidoreductase, whose amino-acid sequence MNFETREIRATCVVVGGGSAGYGAAMAAARDGCDVLLVERHGYLGGMGTAAGLGSWINYRHQERDLSESMYRELKYVLFEAGHGYPGDGGHVDIFEVEACKHLMEQTLLRHGGRVLYHALLRNVARAGNDWRLEFACKGATVAVRARFVIDATGDADTCALAGATMTHGRRSDGKAQPMSMIVQLGGFDPRAWASQTGGRLLRNRYAAGGDCFASEVARARAAGEWSIPRENIAMWWSMPDDPARVGVNGTRLLGYNACNPFDVTAAEIEGRRQAQELARFFRKYIPGFGHSYLLQTGPQVGVRESRRIVGRSTLEEADILACREPEDLVVRCAYPIDIHAPDSATTSFDRVSREFLYGVPYGCLLPAGLENIAAAGRCISATHEAAGSFRVMPTCMALGEAAGAAVALAVRHDCLLGDVSARAVRARLDEALENTTLSSPALAVA is encoded by the coding sequence ATGAATTTCGAAACCCGGGAAATACGCGCGACATGTGTGGTGGTGGGCGGCGGTTCGGCCGGTTACGGAGCGGCGATGGCCGCGGCGCGCGATGGCTGCGATGTGCTCCTCGTGGAGCGTCACGGTTACCTCGGCGGCATGGGCACCGCCGCCGGACTCGGTTCCTGGATCAACTACCGCCATCAGGAGCGGGACCTCTCCGAGTCGATGTACCGGGAACTTAAATACGTCCTGTTCGAAGCCGGTCACGGGTATCCGGGTGATGGCGGCCACGTGGATATTTTTGAAGTCGAGGCGTGCAAGCACCTCATGGAGCAAACCCTGCTCCGGCACGGCGGACGGGTCCTCTACCACGCCCTTCTGCGCAATGTCGCACGCGCCGGCAACGACTGGCGGCTGGAGTTTGCCTGCAAGGGCGCCACGGTGGCCGTGCGCGCCCGCTTCGTGATCGACGCCACCGGCGACGCGGACACCTGCGCGCTGGCCGGGGCGACGATGACCCACGGACGCCGCAGCGACGGCAAGGCCCAGCCCATGTCGATGATCGTGCAACTCGGCGGCTTCGACCCTCGCGCCTGGGCCTCGCAAACGGGTGGACGTCTCCTGCGCAACCGCTATGCCGCAGGAGGCGACTGTTTTGCCAGCGAAGTGGCGCGAGCCAGGGCCGCGGGCGAATGGTCAATCCCGCGCGAGAACATTGCCATGTGGTGGTCGATGCCGGACGATCCTGCGCGCGTTGGCGTCAACGGCACGCGTCTGCTCGGTTACAATGCCTGCAATCCGTTCGACGTAACGGCTGCCGAGATCGAAGGGCGCAGGCAGGCGCAGGAGCTGGCGCGGTTTTTCCGAAAGTACATTCCCGGTTTCGGACACAGCTATCTTCTGCAAACCGGCCCCCAGGTCGGCGTGCGCGAATCACGCCGGATCGTGGGGCGCTCCACGCTGGAGGAGGCCGACATCCTCGCCTGCCGCGAGCCGGAAGATCTGGTGGTGCGCTGCGCGTATCCCATCGACATCCACGCCCCCGACAGCGCCACCACCAGCTTCGACCGTGTATCGCGGGAATTTCTTTACGGTGTCCCGTATGGTTGCCTGTTGCCTGCCGGTTTGGAAAACATCGCTGCGGCCGGCCGCTGTATCAGCGCCACCCATGAAGCGGCGGGCAGCTTCCGTGTCATGCCCACTTGCATGGCGCTGGGCGAGGCGGCAGGCGCGGCGGTCGCGCTGGCGGTTCGTCATGACTGCCTGTTGGGGGACGTAAGCGCGCGAGCCGTGCGGGCGCGGCTGGATGAAGCGCTGGAAAATACGACCTTGTCCTCACCTGCGCTGGCCGTGGCCTGA
- a CDS encoding transcriptional regulator, whose translation MPADRSSEPDQKTTLSQGLDVVRVLVRSGTPLGVTQVGQALGIYKSSAHRLLQILGKLGFVQQNPATLRYSLHPGIFGFIHEFASQFGPNTRVDPLLRAAASRLRCSVYLSMLGGRDTYVVCAAGDEGNTTQLGTHGPVYASSAGKILVARRPESEWPDYAPHPGDPTITEHTSLDPERFYKELRAARENGVAWNMRETTVYHASVAAPVNELLLPYPRMAVALLVRYQELPVHDRETLAGEVMALARQVSGAIATTARN comes from the coding sequence ATGCCCGCCGACCGCTCCTCCGAACCCGACCAGAAAACAACCCTGAGCCAGGGCCTCGACGTTGTGCGCGTGCTCGTGCGCAGCGGCACGCCGCTCGGCGTGACCCAGGTGGGGCAGGCGCTCGGCATCTACAAATCGTCCGCGCACCGTCTCCTGCAGATCCTCGGCAAGCTCGGTTTCGTGCAACAAAATCCCGCCACGTTGCGCTATTCGCTGCATCCGGGGATCTTCGGATTCATTCATGAATTCGCCTCGCAGTTTGGTCCCAATACACGCGTCGATCCGCTGCTCCGCGCCGCCGCCTCACGTCTCCGGTGCAGCGTTTACCTGAGCATGCTGGGCGGCCGCGACACCTACGTCGTTTGCGCCGCCGGAGACGAAGGCAACACCACCCAGCTCGGCACGCACGGGCCGGTGTATGCGAGCTCGGCCGGGAAAATCCTCGTCGCCCGGCGTCCCGAATCCGAGTGGCCCGACTACGCGCCGCATCCCGGCGATCCGACGATCACCGAACACACGAGTCTGGACCCGGAGCGTTTTTACAAGGAGCTGCGCGCCGCCCGCGAGAACGGCGTGGCGTGGAACATGCGCGAGACAACCGTCTATCACGCTTCCGTTGCCGCTCCGGTCAACGAGCTGCTGCTCCCGTATCCGCGCATGGCGGTGGCCCTCCTCGTGCGTTACCAGGAGTTGCCGGTACATGACCGCGAAACGCTGGCCGGCGAGGTCATGGCGCTGGCCCGGCAGGTCTCCGGGGCGATCGCAACAACCGCCAGGAACTGA
- a CDS encoding anchor protein — MKRLLPLLIACFLPVLAARAQTTLFQTDFTGENGTTPASFVLKNGTVANLFIQNNEYRAVSGTANLLSVYEPDAGAYELTDYTVSAHFRIGDYRAGAYAGLVARFTSTVNFYQARLFISDTSGNSTLQIYKTVGGATTLLAESGSFVYDKATTWELVFTVDGDSLSATLHNQSDSVVTSLLATDTSLTQGTAGVRTTPPSGSAVVYEDFAITTAAIPEPASVAVAIGALGLVAAFALRRRQAAGRA, encoded by the coding sequence ATGAAAAGACTCCTTCCCCTCCTGATTGCCTGTTTCCTTCCGGTTTTGGCTGCCCGGGCACAGACCACTCTCTTCCAGACCGACTTCACCGGCGAAAACGGCACCACGCCAGCGAGTTTCGTCCTGAAGAACGGGACCGTCGCGAACCTGTTTATTCAAAACAACGAATATCGGGCTGTATCCGGAACAGCCAATTTGCTTTCCGTCTACGAACCGGACGCCGGCGCCTATGAGCTGACCGATTACACGGTCAGCGCCCACTTCCGTATCGGAGACTACAGAGCCGGTGCCTATGCCGGACTGGTCGCCCGCTTCACGAGCACCGTCAATTTTTATCAGGCGCGGCTCTTCATCAGCGATACGAGCGGGAACTCGACGCTCCAGATCTACAAGACAGTCGGCGGGGCAACCACGCTTCTCGCGGAATCCGGCTCCTTCGTCTATGACAAGGCTACGACATGGGAGCTGGTTTTCACGGTGGATGGAGACTCGCTTTCCGCCACTCTCCACAATCAGTCGGACTCTGTCGTGACGTCTCTTCTCGCGACGGACACGTCCTTGACGCAGGGCACGGCCGGCGTGCGCACCACTCCCCCGAGTGGCAGCGCGGTGGTCTACGAAGATTTTGCTATCACGACAGCCGCCATTCCCGAACCTGCCAGCGTTGCGGTCGCCATCGGCGCGCTGGGGCTTGTCGCGGCATTCGCGCTTCGTCGTCGCCAGGCAGCGGGACGTGCGTAA
- a CDS encoding ribose 5-phosphate isomerase yields the protein MALGADEAGFDLKAVIGKHLAARGYETKDYGVFNKDPSLYPDIALVVAQAVAEGKHDRGILICGTGIGVCITANKVPGIRAAVCHDAYSAERARKSNDCQIMTLGSRVVGEELAKSLVDIWLGSEFESARSGPKVDRISAIERQLHAC from the coding sequence ATCGCGCTCGGGGCCGACGAAGCCGGCTTCGACCTCAAGGCCGTCATCGGCAAGCACCTCGCCGCGCGAGGCTACGAGACAAAAGACTACGGCGTCTTCAACAAGGACCCGAGCCTCTATCCCGACATCGCGCTCGTCGTCGCGCAGGCCGTCGCCGAGGGCAAACACGACCGCGGCATCCTCATCTGCGGCACCGGTATCGGCGTCTGCATTACGGCGAACAAGGTGCCCGGCATCCGCGCCGCCGTCTGTCACGACGCCTACTCCGCCGAACGCGCCCGCAAGAGCAACGACTGCCAGATCATGACGCTCGGCTCCCGCGTCGTCGGCGAGGAGCTCGCCAAGAGCCTCGTCGACATCTGGCTCGGCTCCGAATTCGAAAGCGCCCGCTCCGGCCCCAAGGTTGACCGCATCTCCGCCATCGAACGCCAGCTCCACGCCTGCTGA
- a CDS encoding short-chain dehydrogenase translates to MDFKPYDKNFSLQDRVAFITGAAAGIGRAIAELYYEKGATLVLFDLNKDVSALAPQIAPDASRVLAISGDVTDTATRNAAVAAAIGRFGRIDILVNCAGVGLLDPAIDVTEERWDLTLDLNLKALFFLSQAVARHMIRQGGGRIINLASQAGIVALDRHVAYMASKAAIIGVTKVLALEWTPHNIQSNAISPTVVLTDLGRKAWAGEVGEAFRKKLPAGRFAYPEEIAACALFLASDAAAMITGANLVIDGGYTIQ, encoded by the coding sequence ATGGACTTCAAACCTTACGACAAAAACTTCTCTCTCCAGGATCGCGTCGCGTTCATCACCGGCGCCGCTGCCGGCATCGGCCGCGCCATCGCCGAGCTCTATTACGAGAAGGGCGCCACGCTCGTCCTTTTCGACCTCAACAAGGACGTATCCGCCCTCGCGCCACAAATCGCGCCCGATGCCTCCCGCGTCCTCGCCATCAGCGGTGATGTCACCGACACCGCCACGCGCAACGCCGCCGTGGCCGCCGCCATCGGGCGCTTCGGTCGCATCGACATCCTCGTCAACTGCGCCGGCGTCGGCCTCCTCGATCCCGCCATCGACGTCACCGAGGAGCGCTGGGATCTCACGCTCGATCTCAACCTCAAGGCCCTCTTTTTCCTCAGCCAGGCCGTGGCCCGCCACATGATCCGGCAGGGCGGCGGCCGCATCATCAACCTCGCCTCCCAGGCCGGCATCGTCGCGCTCGACCGCCACGTCGCCTACATGGCCAGCAAGGCGGCCATCATCGGCGTCACCAAGGTCCTCGCCCTCGAATGGACTCCGCACAATATCCAGAGCAACGCCATCTCGCCCACCGTCGTCCTCACCGATCTCGGGCGCAAGGCCTGGGCCGGCGAAGTCGGCGAGGCGTTCAGGAAAAAACTTCCCGCCGGCCGTTTCGCGTATCCCGAAGAGATCGCCGCCTGCGCCCTTTTTCTCGCCAGCGATGCCGCCGCCATGATCACCGGCGCCAACCTCGTCATCGACGGCGGCTATACCATTCAGTAA
- a CDS encoding membrane protein, which translates to MSTPATSASGTASVASPPFSSAPVSAGPSSATRGALAAGGCFVLWGLFPVFWKQMQGIPATELICHRIVWSLLFLFAVLAWQGTLRGTFAVFANTRLVALNALSSVLLACNWLIFVWGVNNNHVVECSLGYFLTPLCNVALGCAFLRERLSRLQWSAIVLAGIGVAILLLRLGHIPWIAFGLAGSWSLYGILKKQSALGALASLTVETLLLFPLAAGWLVWLALRGDGALGHVNLAQHGWLLSVGLVTAVPLLLFGWGARRLRLTTMGLLLYINPTLQFLIGLFVYHETLETPQLWAFACIWAGLIVYTADSFLASRQVSGSPHRAR; encoded by the coding sequence GTGAGCACTCCCGCCACATCCGCATCCGGGACAGCGTCGGTCGCCAGTCCTCCTTTTTCCTCCGCACCGGTTTCCGCCGGCCCCTCGTCCGCCACCCGCGGCGCGCTCGCGGCCGGCGGTTGTTTCGTGCTGTGGGGGCTGTTTCCGGTTTTCTGGAAACAGATGCAGGGCATCCCGGCGACGGAGCTCATCTGCCACCGGATCGTGTGGTCACTGCTTTTCCTGTTCGCCGTGCTGGCCTGGCAGGGAACGCTGCGCGGGACGTTTGCCGTATTCGCCAACACACGACTCGTCGCGCTCAACGCCCTGAGCAGCGTGCTGCTCGCCTGCAACTGGCTGATCTTCGTGTGGGGCGTAAACAACAATCACGTCGTCGAGTGCAGCCTCGGCTATTTCCTGACCCCGTTGTGCAACGTGGCGCTCGGCTGCGCCTTCCTGCGCGAGCGCCTGAGCCGCCTGCAATGGAGCGCCATCGTTCTTGCCGGCATCGGCGTGGCGATCCTGCTGCTGCGGCTCGGGCACATCCCGTGGATCGCCTTCGGGCTGGCGGGCTCGTGGTCGCTTTACGGCATCCTCAAAAAACAGTCCGCACTCGGCGCGCTCGCCAGCCTTACGGTGGAAACGCTGCTCCTGTTTCCGCTCGCCGCCGGCTGGCTTGTCTGGCTGGCGCTGCGAGGCGACGGCGCACTCGGCCACGTCAACCTCGCGCAACACGGCTGGCTTCTCAGCGTCGGTCTGGTGACGGCCGTGCCGCTGCTCCTCTTCGGCTGGGGAGCCCGGCGCCTGCGCCTGACCACGATGGGCCTGCTGCTCTATATCAACCCCACCCTGCAATTCCTGATCGGCCTCTTCGTCTATCACGAGACGCTGGAGACGCCGCAACTGTGGGCCTTCGCCTGCATCTGGGCCGGCCTGATCGTCTACACGGCCGACAGTTTTCTCGCCTCACGACAGGTATCCGGATCTCCACACCGGGCCCGCTGA
- a CDS encoding transcriptional regulator: MIDATHIMPELQHSPPAPARALDLVMAQSPAITGSGDDTRSFGTDIDATITAAWLYYHHNLTQAEIAAQFDISRPAVANLLSRARDEGLVTISLRPDLLSRLTLADEIRQHFSLTNAYIVPTPPNATNVEIRQAIGKATALLLESTMQPGEVLATAWGATALEVANALSGKKIEGAVLAQAIGCLNSGESINPIRLASVMGEKLGARVYHLPLPAIVSSIQVKEILLADRSIRACLDMARSASRAMIGIGRVAHDATAVSAGFFDPIMIDELRAKGAVGDISCRYFDINGKPVETEFDRRIVSLTFDDMRNINPVIAPAGGTDKVAAILGALRTGCIDILITDEQTARKVLVLDKATRSAAAAPH, from the coding sequence ATGATCGACGCAACTCATATAATGCCGGAACTTCAGCATTCCCCCCCGGCCCCCGCGCGTGCATTGGATTTGGTTATGGCCCAATCTCCAGCAATCACCGGCTCCGGCGACGACACGCGATCCTTCGGCACCGATATCGATGCCACGATCACCGCGGCCTGGCTGTATTACCACCACAACCTCACCCAGGCCGAGATCGCCGCCCAGTTCGACATCTCCCGCCCCGCCGTGGCCAATCTCCTCTCCCGTGCCCGCGACGAAGGCCTCGTCACCATCTCGCTGCGCCCCGATCTCCTCAGCCGTCTCACCCTGGCCGACGAAATCCGCCAGCACTTCTCGCTCACCAACGCCTACATCGTCCCCACCCCGCCCAACGCCACCAACGTCGAGATCCGGCAAGCCATCGGCAAGGCCACCGCCCTCCTGCTCGAAAGCACCATGCAGCCCGGCGAAGTCCTCGCCACCGCCTGGGGCGCCACCGCGCTCGAAGTCGCCAACGCCCTTTCCGGCAAAAAAATCGAGGGCGCCGTCCTCGCCCAGGCCATCGGCTGCCTCAACAGCGGCGAGTCCATCAACCCCATCCGCCTCGCCAGCGTCATGGGCGAGAAACTCGGGGCCCGCGTCTACCACCTGCCCCTCCCCGCCATCGTCAGCTCCATCCAGGTGAAGGAAATCCTCCTCGCCGACCGCAGCATCCGCGCCTGCCTCGACATGGCCCGCTCCGCCTCCCGCGCCATGATCGGCATCGGCCGCGTCGCGCACGACGCCACCGCCGTCTCCGCCGGCTTCTTCGATCCCATCATGATCGACGAACTCCGCGCCAAGGGCGCCGTCGGCGACATCTCCTGCCGCTACTTCGACATCAACGGCAAGCCCGTCGAGACCGAATTCGACCGCCGCATCGTCAGCCTCACCTTCGACGACATGCGCAACATCAACCCCGTCATCGCGCCCGCCGGCGGCACCGACAAGGTCGCCGCCATCCTCGGCGCCCTCCGCACCGGCTGTATCGACATCCTCATTACCGACGAACAGACCGCCCGCAAGGTACTCGTCCTCGACAAGGCCACCCGCTCCGCCGCAGCCGCCCCGCACTGA
- a CDS encoding porin produces the protein MQTTMHLSRNHHPGRTLLMAALVAVGTSIGSTPAFAQSAEDLEALRSEIRASREAQEAAAKAALQAQQAAEARIAELEKKLATLGAQTAALEQGQQATSQSLEEVRSPSFYEKLLSEDLSITRNLSINGYLRAGGGINEHGGSQGKISAGDGIGGSRLGRLGNEDDTYLDLFFHYTLPQATEDSIKWGMHATMSAWFTAYDVDGADDNADIYLSELYVTASNVFRTSPEIQLWAGKRWYDRRDVHMFDYKYLNTLGHGGGIENIPLKVGKLHVAYYIGDKEDDRLLVDNRYYVTKHTLDIRWSDLPVFGGSGMLWVSPQAVKGTDGISDAWAPESTPGLAFGWVQKNEFAKGANTASLQYGFGGAYGLTAAVPIINDGTPPAKDWMEDAQTLLFTNDLVWQVSDRFSFNWAVMAQWDDLGYTPAGGSSADRVFVTTAIRPVYMFTSKLGLAGEFAVDWATDDRYTAKDTDTAMAKFLISGVVKPGGGGVMSRPELRAYAGYYYWGGNDHTEYMNGSKAGANGTWVFGVQAESWW, from the coding sequence ATGCAAACCACCATGCACCTATCAAGAAATCACCACCCCGGGCGCACCCTCCTCATGGCTGCGCTCGTTGCCGTGGGCACGAGCATCGGCTCGACGCCCGCGTTTGCCCAGTCGGCGGAGGACCTCGAAGCCCTCCGCTCCGAAATCAGGGCTTCGCGAGAAGCCCAGGAAGCCGCCGCGAAGGCCGCCCTCCAGGCGCAGCAGGCAGCCGAGGCCCGCATCGCCGAGCTGGAAAAGAAGCTGGCCACGCTCGGCGCGCAGACCGCCGCCCTCGAGCAGGGCCAGCAGGCCACCAGCCAGTCCCTCGAGGAAGTCCGCTCGCCTTCGTTCTACGAAAAACTCCTGTCCGAGGACCTGTCCATCACCCGGAATCTCTCCATCAACGGCTACCTGCGCGCCGGCGGCGGCATCAACGAGCACGGCGGCAGCCAGGGCAAGATCTCCGCCGGCGACGGCATCGGCGGCTCCCGCCTCGGCCGCCTCGGCAACGAGGACGACACCTACCTGGACCTGTTTTTCCACTACACGCTGCCCCAGGCCACCGAGGACTCGATCAAGTGGGGCATGCACGCCACCATGTCCGCCTGGTTCACCGCCTATGACGTCGACGGCGCCGACGACAATGCCGACATCTACCTGAGCGAGCTTTACGTCACCGCCAGCAATGTCTTCCGGACCAGTCCCGAAATCCAGCTGTGGGCCGGCAAGCGCTGGTACGACCGCCGCGACGTCCACATGTTCGACTACAAGTACCTGAACACCCTCGGCCACGGCGGCGGCATCGAGAACATCCCCCTGAAGGTCGGCAAACTGCATGTGGCCTACTATATCGGCGACAAGGAGGACGACCGCCTGCTGGTGGACAACCGCTACTACGTGACCAAGCACACCCTGGACATCCGCTGGAGCGACCTGCCCGTCTTCGGCGGCTCGGGCATGCTCTGGGTCTCGCCCCAAGCCGTCAAGGGCACCGACGGAATCTCGGATGCCTGGGCGCCCGAGTCCACCCCCGGCCTGGCTTTCGGCTGGGTGCAGAAGAACGAATTCGCCAAGGGAGCCAACACGGCCTCGCTGCAATACGGGTTCGGCGGAGCCTACGGGCTGACCGCGGCAGTGCCGATCATCAACGACGGCACGCCGCCGGCGAAGGACTGGATGGAGGACGCGCAGACGCTGCTGTTCACCAACGACCTCGTGTGGCAGGTTTCGGACCGGTTCTCGTTCAACTGGGCGGTGATGGCGCAGTGGGACGATCTCGGCTACACGCCGGCCGGGGGCTCCTCGGCCGACCGGGTGTTCGTGACCACGGCTATCCGGCCGGTGTACATGTTCACGTCGAAACTGGGCCTTGCCGGGGAGTTCGCCGTGGACTGGGCCACCGATGACCGGTACACGGCGAAAGACACCGACACGGCGATGGCCAAATTCCTGATCTCCGGGGTGGTCAAGCCGGGAGGCGGCGGCGTCATGTCGCGGCCGGAATTGCGCGCCTATGCCGGCTACTACTACTGGGGCGGCAACGACCACACCGAGTACATGAACGGCTCCAAGGCCGGGGCCAACGGCACCTGGGTCTTCGGCGTCCAGGCCGAATCCTGGTGGTAG
- a CDS encoding dihydroxyacetone kinase encodes MTTTLTLPAGRDLILALVDTIETNKAYLSEVDGAIGDGDHGVNMAKGFQLVKTRLGDREPTVPEALALIGKTLLTDIGGSMGPIYGTFFIQMSLASRDKDLADPQTLAAMLAGAMTGVSGLGDAKVGDKTIIDTLAPAEAAYREAIAAGATIPDALARMTEAADRGRDSTKDLVAKLGRAARLGERSRGVLDAGATSCALILKTLARAFGANP; translated from the coding sequence ATGACCACCACCCTGACCCTTCCCGCCGGCCGCGACCTGATTCTCGCGCTCGTCGACACCATCGAAACCAACAAGGCCTACCTCAGCGAAGTCGACGGCGCCATCGGCGACGGCGACCACGGCGTCAACATGGCCAAAGGTTTCCAGCTCGTAAAAACCCGCCTCGGCGACCGCGAGCCCACCGTGCCCGAAGCCCTCGCCCTCATCGGCAAGACGCTCCTTACCGACATCGGCGGCTCCATGGGTCCGATCTACGGCACCTTCTTCATCCAGATGAGCCTCGCCTCGCGCGACAAGGACCTCGCCGATCCGCAGACCCTCGCCGCCATGCTCGCCGGCGCCATGACCGGCGTCTCCGGACTCGGTGACGCCAAGGTCGGCGACAAGACCATCATCGACACCCTCGCTCCCGCCGAAGCCGCGTACCGCGAGGCCATCGCCGCCGGCGCCACGATCCCCGACGCTCTCGCCCGCATGACCGAAGCCGCCGACCGCGGACGCGATTCGACAAAAGACCTCGTCGCCAAACTCGGCCGCGCCGCCCGCCTCGGCGAACGCTCCCGCGGCGTTCTCGACGCCGGCGCCACCTCCTGCGCCCTCATTCTCAAAACCCTCGCCCGGGCCTTCGGCGCCAACCCGTAG